The genomic window ttcacgcaagaggacagtagactgacatatacaggtcaaactcacagttgttcacagttgggccccactgggccgttgtactttcgtggattttccccgcctgttgtcacacacagggagccggcttttgcaaagttatgccggttttcatgctctgtagtccctccctgaaaatgccgtctgggcgagcgagttttctggagcctctttttgccccactcgcaacagtttcacgcaagaggacagtagactgacatatacaggtcaaactcacagtttttcacagttgggccccactgggccgttgtactttcgtggattttccccgcctgttgtgacacacagggagccggcttttgcaaagttatgccggttttcatgctctgtagtccctccctgaaaatggcgtctgggcgagcgagttttctggagcctctttttgccccactcgcaacagtttcacgcaagaggacagtagactgacatatacaggtcaaactcacagtttttcacagttgggccccactgggccgttgtactttcgtggattttccccgcctgttgtgacacacagggagccggcttttgcaaagttatgccggttttcatgctctgtagtccctccctgaaaatggactctgggcgagcgagatttctggagcctctttttgccccacttgcaagagtttcacgcaagaggacagtagactgacatatacaggtcaaactcacagtttttcacagttgggccccactgggccgttgtactttcgtggattttccccgcctgttgtcacacacagggagccggcttttgcaaagttatgccggttttcatgctctgtagtccctccctgaaaatggcgtctgggcgagcgagttttctggagcctctttttgccccactcgcaacagtttcacgcaagaggacagtagactgacatatacaggtcaaactcacagttgttcacagttgggccccactgggccgttgtactttcgtggattttccccgcctgttgtgacacacagggagccggcttttgcaaagttatgccggttttcatgctctgtagtccctccctgaaaatggtgtctgggcgagcgagttttctggagcctctttttgccccactcgcaaccgtttcacgcaagaggacagtagactgacatatacaggtcaaactcacagtttttcacagttgggccccactgggccgttgtactttcgtggattttccccgcctgttgtgacacacagggagccggcttttgcaaagttatgccggttttcatgctctgtagtctctccctgaaaatggcgtctgggccaATGTcattcttatataccaataatgatagagaagaaacaaacattaaaatcccatttacataagtgccccacaaactcatatatcttggagtcaacttaactaaatatgtgaaggacttatacaaataaaactacaaaaccttgcttcaagaaataaaagaggacacatgaaaatggagatgcataccctgctcaggattggcaggatgaacataattaaaatggcaatactccccaaggcattgtagaGATTTAGTGCAATGCCTCTAAGAataccatgacatttttcaaagaagtggatcaacactcctgaaattcatttgaaacaataaacaccagtgaatagctagagcaacacttgggaaaggaatatgggagacatcactttccccaactttaaactgtattacaaagctatagtaattaaaacatcatggtattggaataaagacagatcctcagatcggTGGAACAGACTAAttagagaatgctccccagacataaaatcaacttatctttgataaagtggcaagaaatgcaaaatggagcaaggaaagcctcttcaagagatgatgttgggacaactggtcagacacttgcaggaaaaaaaaactcagatttctctctaacaccctgcacaaaggtcaaatccaaatcgattaaagaccttgatattagatctgagaccataagttatatagaatagCTTGTacgtaaaacacttcatgacattgaatctaaaagtatcttcaaagaagaaacagcactctcaagCAAGTCGAAGCAGAGGTAAAAAAGTGGGACTATATGAGtgaagaagcttcttcacctcaaagaaataatgcctaggatacaaaagccagaaaatgggctaatatctaagatatacaagttactgacagaacttaataagaaaaattcacCTAactatcaaaatatggggagaaaaaatgaacaatttctcaaaaaagaaatacaaatggccacaaGCACATGAAATGCATCACAgcactaatcctcagggagatgcaaatcaaaacaacaatgaggtatcatctcatgccactgagactagcacacatcaaaaagatcaagaacaatcagtgctggcagggatgtgcggacaaaggaactctcattcactactggtgggaatgccatttagtccagttcttatggaaaacaataaggaattTCCtcaataaaaactggaaattgagctcccaattgATCCAGGTATACCCTAggcctagggatatacctaggacATTTATGGCTAAGCTCTTgagcccaaactgctgcacaaaaccaaagaatttcctcaatgtgccagcacatcaattaaacttTAATAACAGAGAATCAATTTGATTCACAATCCTTTGGTATTCATTTCAATCTATTGgcaatttataatgttttaatgatttcattCAATTTAATGAATTTAGAAAGAATTTGATTCAGTTAcacaatataatttaaatgtattattcacATAACATGTCATATGTATCctagggaaaaaaagataaactctCTTTTGACTGATGAAGACAgagtttattaacatttttaaggatatttagtaaataaaaatacttaatgcatctatttaatacataaaaataaatatatacatacttatatgttaactatattaaaatgtaaggtcaaaagtttaaaatgttttaaaagttaaGATTGTTTCCTTATTGGAGAAAGAATCTGTTTCCTTGACTTTTCAAGAGGCTGCTTGTATTCTTTGGTACGAAGGCTTCTTCTTCATCAAAATTAGTAATATAGTAGTATCTCTATCAAAATTAGTgatacctctctccctctccaccctCTAATACTGTATTTACAGTACCTCACtacttcttatttttaaaatataatatttcatttgcattaatttttatctttatttaaataccttgattacaaacatgattgtggttggaattcagtcatgtaaaaaccaccccccttcaccagtgcaatattcccatcaccaatgtgccaaatctccctcctccccaccccacctcacctgtactctagacaggctttctacttccctcattcattcattcattcattcatattcttATGATGGTTCTcgatatagttatttctctaactgcactcatcactctttatggcgagcttcatgtcgtgagctggaacttccagccctcctctcttttgtctctgaaaattattgcaagaatgtcttacatttttcttaaaaacccatagatgagtgagactattctgcatctatctctctccctctgacttctttctctcagcataatagattccatgtacatccatgtataagaaaatttcatgactttatctctcctgatggctgcataatattccattgtgtatatgtatcatagtttatttagtcattcatctgttgaagagcatcaaGAAGcatcttgtttccagagtctggctactgtaaattgtgctgcaatgaatataggtataaggaaggaatttttgtattgtatttttgtgttcctagggtatatccctaggagtggtatagctggataatatgggagctcaatttccagtttttggaggaatctccatattgctttccataaaggttgtactagatggcatatccaccagcagtggataagagttcctttctctccacatccctgccagcactgctttctcacattctttgtgatgtgtgccaatctctgtggtgtgagatggtacctcatagttgttttgatttgcatctccctggttattagtgatgtgaagcatttttatgtgccttttggccatttgtatttcttccttatcaaagtgtctgttcatttcttctccccattttttgatgggattagatgtttttattttcttgtaaagttctgtcagtgccttgtatactttggatattaaccccttatctgatagatattgagtgaatagttttcccactcagtggtggctcttgtatcctaaaGATAAACTTCTTAAAACTGTTAACTGTGTCAAGACTCGGTGTGCATTCCTAAAGAGTTTATACatgatttttgtaaaatttacaaTCAAATTTGAAAATAGTTAAATGACTACATTTCTAGTAAtattatgtaaagaaaaaaaagcgcTTTCAATTAAACCAATGGTTTTATTGGAAATTACAGGTTGGAATACAACAGGGCCATGTAAAGTCCcctttttaaataacatctttaaataatatttaaataacttagaAAGTATCTTAACTTCAAACTGAAAACACTGCTTCATGTAAACATATACATTGGGCATGCTCTGAAAAAattaatgtgactttttttttcatgcatgCTGATAACTTGTCAATCCTTGGTTCATAGTGCGTTAATTTCAGAGCAACACATGCAGCACTCATGTCATCTGTTAATCTGTTTCTAGAATCAGATTTTATATGATTCAAAGCCCAAAACAGCTGCTCACAAGCATAGGATgacaaaaacaaagtaagaagAGCAATCCCAAGTGCTTTCATGGACTAAAAATTGTCTGACAGAGAATTCCACACTTTTAGGATTTCATTTTCAGAACTGctagaagttatttcatttgtcACCCTTTCAAGAGCCACATGCAGGTCATTGAATTTACTTTTCTAGATAGAGCTTTCTTGAAATTCCAGTAGCTCCATTTTCAAATTTCGAATATACAACCACTGTAAGCAGTAAAGATTAAGAACTTCAAATGTGGACTTTTCTGTGGAAGTTATAAATAAAAGGGTTGTCTCCATCTTACAGAACTGAGAAAATCTTTTACTAAAATTTTCCTTGCTTTGGCTACAATGGTGGAATATGCTTTGATATTTCCTGGTGTTTAAATGACTGTCCACAAATGTTGTAGAATTATCCAAATGTATTTTTAGgttgggaaaatattttagctGTCCACTCTCAAggttttttttcaaaaaacatgCAATTTTTCTCTCAAGAGCTTTGATGTCACTAAACATGCTTTCTGCTGTTTTTCCCATgccttgtaattttttgtttagtaCATTAAAGTGGTTAGTAAAATCTGTAAAGAACATGAGGTTTGTAAGCCTGGCCATGTTGGTGAGTTGAGGATAGTCTTCCCCCTTTGTTCATAAATAGCCTTCTTCCTAGCAGGCCACAAATCTCTCTAAAACTCATTCTCTGCTCAGTTACTGGACATTATTGTACATCAGTAAAGTGTTATATTGTGCCTGAACCTCATCAAAAAGGGCTTGAAATTGTCGAAAATGAAGTTCACCATTTTTGTTACATCTTTGAGGACATCGTCaagttttttttcctgctttctttGACTCAGAGAGCCTCTTGATGTATTATGCAGTGAAATTGAATCAGTGGATGTTTTGCTTCCTtagcaaagaaatgaatgaatcctGATGTTTTCCCCTCCATTAGTTAGGTGCTCCATCGCTAGTATCTGAAACCACTTTTTCTGGACTTATATTTAGTGATGAAAAAGCCTCCATAACAGCATTGTGGATATCTATCCCTTGTGTTCTTCCAGGCAATGACAGCAGTTTTTACCAGCTCTTTTCTCATGATGTCACCAGTAGCATAATGCAAAATGAGCACTAGTCCTGCATGGTTAGTAATATCTGTACTTTCATCCAAGCACATGGAATAGAAGGGTGCTTTTTGTAAGCTACAAGTACGCTGTTGACTAACATCAGCAGCCATTTGTAGAACCCAATCTTTGGCAGTATTTCTGCTTAGTGGCATCTCAGAGATGCGCTGTACAGTTTTATCCTTGTTTTTGGAAATCATGAAAGAGTGAATTACTCCCAGCCAAAATTGCCTTTTTAATAAAATCTCTATCAGAGGAGGGCTTACCATGCTTTGCCATGCACAGTGAAATTTGAAAGCTGGCAAATGTAAGATTAGTTTTTAAAGATAGTTGCTATAACAAAAAGACTGGGAGTGatatgtctttaattttcctaGAAGGAATTCTTTTCTTTGAGCTAAACCAAGTTCAGCAACACTGTTATGGTTGGTCTCAAAGTGACGTTTGACACTTGATGTGCGAgacacactttcttttttatttttatttaaacaccttgattacatacatgatagtgtttgggtttcagtcatgtaaagaacaccacccatcaccagtgcaacattattatcaccaatgtcccaaatctccctcctccccacccgacccacgcctgtactctagacaggctttccatttccctcatacattatcattattaggacagttcaaaatgtagttatttctctaactaaacacatcactctttgtggtgagcttcctgaggtgagctggaacttccagctcctttcacttttgtgtctgaaaattatctttcatttttcttaaaacccatagatgagtgagaccattctgcatttttctctctctctctgacttatttcactcagcataatagattccgtgtacatccatgtataggaaaatttcatgacttcatctctcctgacagctgcataatattccattgtgtatatgtaccacagtttctttagccattcatctgttgaagggtatcttggttgtttccagaatcttgctatggtaaatagtgctgcaatgaatataggtgtaaggaaggggtttttgtattgtatttttttaattggcatatttatttattatcagttTGTAAAATTGTCCTTAACTGATTGATGTAGCAAACAAATTTCAGCTCTGACTGCTATGcaaaagaacaaaagataatCTGCTATGCAACGAACGGTAAAGTTCAGATTGCACACAGGCAACATGCTATATATGAAAAGTTACTAACTGAACTACGGTTATTAAATACTGGAAAAAAGTTAAcagtttattataatttattttatttaacaatctAGGAAAATCGCAGCCATCAGCAGTTCCAGTGCAATTTCAGGTGCAATTGGGAATTCAGGAATCTTGGTTGAGCTGTTAGTGTAGCGGACCTTGTAGGTAAAATACATGCATACTTTGGATAGAACATGTGAAGGGATCTCTCTAAAATTGACTTCATTGGTTTCATTTTCAGCAAATTGACCCGGGCCACTCAACATGGCTTTTATTGTTCCCGATGTTAATGCATGTTCTCTTTTTACAATAAACTCGTGGCCATCAGAGGATTTTAATTTGACGTACATAGCATCAGGGCCTTTACAGCCACGATAGGTTTTCTCTTCTCCATCCATTATGTTCTTATGAAATTCTACTTCACTTCCAGAGGAAATTCAGTAGTAGCTCTGGAGCTCCGCAGCCACGGAACCAGCACCCCGGTGCGcagcagccccagccccagccacaGCCCCAGCTCCAGGACCGCCCCACCACCCCCAGCGGCGTCGTCGCAACgactttgtattgtatttttgtgttcctagggtatagtcctaggagtggtatagctggatcgtatgggagcttgatttccagtttttggaggaatctccatattgctttccataaaggttgaactagatggcattcccaccagcagtggataagagttcctttctctccacatccccgccaacactgtctttgtgatgtgtgcctttctctgtggtgtgaggtggtatcttatcgttgttttgatttgtatctccctgatgattagtgatgtggaacattttttcatgtgagacacaacaatttttttttttttggttttttgggccacactcggcggtgctcaggggttactcctggctatctgctcagaaatagctcctggcaggcacgggggaccatatgggataccgggattcgaaccaaccacctttggtcctggatcggctgcttgcaaggcaaacaccgctgtgctatctctccgggcccacaacacTTTCATTACACATAATACACAATGCTTTCTCACTGCGTTCAATCACTCTATCTATGTCTCTGTCCAGGCCTCTTGGAATGGTCTTCCActatctgtttttgctttttttgctatACTCGTTTTTTTGGTTCAAAACTTCAAGTctacaaaatgataaaaatatatataaaataaatataatatttatatataatataaatataaaaattataaaaaaactaaTGAAGTGCTGTCTACAAATCCGTCCTCATAAAAATATGTGATTGGGGAATTTTGCTAATTGTAGACATCCGTTTTGGTCAAAAATTATACTGTCCGGGTGAAAACCAGACTTGTGCAATCCTAATCTTGACAACCTAGACAAATAGCCAGATAATTCAATAGTTTTTTAAAGAGGAACCCAGGTAAGTTTATAATTAACATTAGTATTATTGGTCCAATTAAACTTAGGCAGCACAGGTAGGGCAACGTAGAAGTTTACCTAATAATGTAGAACGCAGATTGGGTCTCTGGTTCTCCTCAAGTCCCTCACCAGCGTGGGAGGGCATGACAGAAGAACGCTCGGTGCTGTAGGCGAGTACCTGGGCAGGTTCCGAGGTGGAGGCAGGGAGTGAGACTTTGGTTCTCACAGCCCTGCTGCGGTTCAGGCAGCCACAAGGATAACATTGCCAAGCAGGGCCGACTGGGACAAAAAATAGGCCCAGACATTTTAGGTTGAGCATCCCAATCACATGACCTCACGCAAGCCCCGCCCATTGAAGTCCAGGGGCAGGGCTAAAATGCAGAAGCACACTTGAGAGGCACGGCCAGCTACTAATAACTAAGTAGTGCAACAGCCAACATACAAGAAGATGTGAcatgagggaggggagagaagatcCATAAAGACTATGACTAAAACATCTCTTCTTAATCCTCTACTGTCACAGAAAACTCCCAAAGGAATGCTGAGTACCCAAAGATCCTCTTGAAAACAATGTCCAAAGATCCTCTTGAAAACAATGTAATTTAACGAAGATGCACAGAAAAGATAATCATGTGATATGTTCAAACTTTAATGTTCTATAAAAGCAATGACAGACTCTCACCtttgaaacaaaaatgacaagCGCTTATCAATAAAACCAAACCACCGGGTCCACACTTTTTACAGTGAAAAATCTGGATAGCAAGAGGCAGCTCAGCAATGTCCAATCTTAGTGAGTTGGAGATTTATGTGACAGCAGAGGACTAAGAAGAGATGTTTAATTTGTAGTCTTGATGTATTGGAGAAGTGACTGTgattccccaaataaaatgacCTGCAAACTGGATTCATCAAATTTATGACTATACAGCATTGTATTCATAACAATAACAACTAAGAGGTGACCTGAGTTATgagaaaagaacttttatttttcatttttggagcctttgttattttattatgatgtttACAAAAGCACTGTGAAGGGCCAAATATACACTACTGTTTTTTGCTATATTGAGTTTTCCATAAAGTACAGCACAGAGGATTAGTGTGTTGGTTGTTCACAGAGAGTCTAGCCCTCCTCTCAGCTTACTGAACATCTCTATGCAATCATCATAagcagcttttttatttcctcgaATTTAGCATGTCACCCATGGAAGATACAGAGGATTTTATAGAGAAGCACATTATTAAACATATTAACATCCCCCCCCAATATCCTCACCTCTCTAGCATGGGAGGACTAGGAACTGTTCCTGATTACAGATGTCACATGTGGAGTCACACTACAGCTTCACTGAGTTCCTGTGACAGACTCAGTGTGAagcttctctccccacccccacatccCCCTCACACACACTGCCTGGCTCATAGGCTACTGAGGGGAAGACAGGCAGGCTAAACCTCCACTCACAGGACTGCAGCCAGCACAGGATGGGTCATGGCCCTCggacaatgcccggtcctcccaacagccagtccggccctgttgccaggtgagctgcaaagcagacaccagcacactcaCCTCCTGCCgtgctgcatatcttaattgcagaccttcacacatgccagctgcaaggccttcatgtGACACAGCTGGCACTCATGCCACAGGTTCACCATCACTGACCtagagatatactctaggaacacaaaaacacactacagaaatcccttcctcacacatatatttgttgcagcattatgtacaatagccagactctggaaacaaccaagatgcccttcaacagatgaaaagctaaagaaattgtgatagaTATACACAACGGAActttatgcagccgtcaggagggatgaagtcatgaatttttcctatacatggatgaacatggaatctattatgctgagtgaaatcagtcagaagg from Suncus etruscus isolate mSunEtr1 chromosome X, mSunEtr1.pri.cur, whole genome shotgun sequence includes these protein-coding regions:
- the LOC125999308 gene encoding elongin-C-like, translated to MDGEEKTYRGCKGPDAMYVKLKSSDGHEFIVKREHALTSGTIKAMLSGPGQFAENETNEVNFREIPSHVLSKVCMYFTYKVRYTNSSTKIPEFPIAPEIALELLMAAIFLDC